The Loxodonta africana isolate mLoxAfr1 chromosome 1, mLoxAfr1.hap2, whole genome shotgun sequence genomic sequence AAGCTGCTGTGCCACTTGGGCCATGTGATCTGGCTGATCTAATGGTGCTTGAAgtatcagtggcagatagagatgctgtttggagtctttggcaggactCTGGGTGAAtcaggaaatgctggtggcgtagcagttaagagttcagttgctaaccaaaaggttggcagttcgaatccatcaggcactccttggaaacgctatggggcagttctactctgtcgtatagagtctccatgagttggaattaatggcaatgggttttttattggtGAATCATAGCATAGACTCTTAGGATTTGGgggcaaagccctgccatcttctGCAGGTAACTggtttccttttgagaaacagcttttggcttattactgggccttagtagataGAAACTGAACGTTTAACCATAAGCCACCAAGttaccatgcagcctgagctatctgtcatgaactgggtgttgtctgacagAGCTATAAACTTAGACATGCACAGCGGTGCTCCAACATTAAATGCAAGTGGTATATGAGATCAGGCCCAAGCAAGACCTGAAGGcataagttgcatgaggaagtggcccaaatgcctgtggtctccactcctgtcacattaccttccatctcccagtctgcacctatggcctcatggggagttgcttatgatcagttgaccaaggaagagaaaactcgtgcctggtttacagatggttctacgtgatatgcaggcaccactcaaaagtgggcAGCACCAGCACTACAGCCCCATTCTGGGACCTCCCCAaagaacagtggtgaagggaaatcctcccaatgggcataACTTCCAGCAGTGCACCtgtttgttcactttgcttggaaggagaaatggccagatgtgtgattgtatactgattcatgggctgtggccaatggtttggctagaTGGTAAGGAACTTGGAAGGAAcacgattggaaaattggagacaaggagatatggggaagaggtatgtagatagacctctctgaatgggccacagaagtgaagatatttgtgtcccatgttaatgctcaccaaagggtgacctcagcagaggaggattttaaaaatcaagtagGTAGGATGACGAATTCTGGGGAAACCAATCATCCTCTCTCCAGCCACTCCCGTCGTTGCTCAGTGGGCTCATggacaaagtggccatggtggcagggatggaggttatgcatgggttcagcaacatggacttccactcaccaaggccgtcttggctacagccactgctgaatgcCCAGTCTGAGTCCCCGATACGGCACCATCCTTCGAGGTGGTCAGCCATCTTACCAGGTGCCTACATTTTCTTgccttggttttgtgtgtgtttctggtaatttgtgttgttgttaggtgccttcaagttggttctgtgtacaacagaacgaaacaccgtccagccctacaccatcctcacaattgttatgcttgagcctattgttgcagccactgtgtcagcccatctccttgagggtcttcctcttttttgctgaccctctactttaccaagcatgatatccttctctcgggactgatccctcctgataacatgtccaaagtctgtgagacattttctcaccatcgttgcttctaaggagcattctggctgtaattcttccaagacagatttgttcattcttctggtagtccatggtatattcaacattcttcaccaacaccataattcaaaggcatcaattcttcggtcttccttatccattgtccagctttcgcatgcctatgaggtgactgaaatcaccatggcttaggtcaggcgcaccttgatCTTCAAGATAACgtctttaaaaaggtcttttgtaaggacaaatattgtataagatcactattataagaacttgagaaatagcttaagcagagaagagaatattttttgatggttaccagagtggggagggagggagggagagggcttttcactaattagatagtaccaaaccaaaaagccaaacccagtgccgtcgagtcgcttctgactcataacgaccctataggacagagtagaactgctccatagagtttccaaggagctcctggcagattcgaactgccaaccttttggttagcagccgtagcacttaaccactacgccaccagggtttcctagataagaactattttaggtgaaaggaaagacaacacacaatacaggtgaggtcagcacaactggactaaactaaaagcaagtttcctgaataaactgaacactttgaaggccagcatagcaggggcgggggtttggggaccatggtttcggggacatctaagtcaattggcataataaaatctattaagaaaacattctgcatcccactttggagactggcatctggggtctgaagcgctagcaagcagccatctaagatgcatcagttggtctcaacccacctggagcaaaggagaatgaagaacaccaaagacacagggtaatcatgagcccaagacacagacagagccacgtaaaccagagactccatcagcctgaaaccagaagaactagatggtgcccagctacaaccgatgactgccctgacagagaacacaacaaaagaacccctgagggagcaggagagcagtggaatgcagaccccaaattcttgtaaaaaggccagacttaatggtctgactgagactagaatgaccccagaggtcatggtcctcagaccttctgttagcccaagacaggaaccattcctaaagctaactcttcagacagagattggactagactatgggatagacagtgatactggtgaagaatgaacttcttggatcaagtagacacatgagactatgttggcatctcctgtctgaaggggagatgagagggtagagggtcagaagctggcccaaTGTACtcgaaaagaaatagaggagggacggaatatgctgtctcattatggaGAGAGCAatgaggagtatatagcaaggtgtttatacaTTTTTGTTTGAGAGTCCGacgatttgtaagctttcacttaaagcacaataaaaattaaaaaaaaaaaaaaaagtctttgcagcagattttcccaatgcaatgtgtcatttgatttcttgactgctgcttccgtgggtgttaattgtggatccaagtaaaatgaaatccttgacaatttcacccttttctcagtttatcacaatgttgcttattggtccagttgtgaggatttttgttttctttatgttgaggtgtaatccatacttaagtctttgatcttcatcagtaagtacttcaagtcctcttcactttcagcaatcaaagttgtatcatctgcataatgcaggttgttaatgagccttcctccattcctgatgacCCCATCCTTCATATAGCCcaccttctaggattatttgctcagcatacatattggataattatggtgaaaggctacaaccctgatgcacagctttcccgactttaaacggtgcagtatccccttctgtttgaataactgccccttgatctatgtacaggctcctcatgagcacaattaagtgttctggaattcccggtcttctcaatattattcataatttgttatgatccacccagttgaatgcctttgcatagtcaataaaacacaggtaaacatctttctcgtattctctgctttcaaccaggatccatctgacatcagcagtgacatcccttgttccacgtcctcttctggatctggcttgaatttctggaagttccctgaataaaattagaacaagttcacgaaAACCAAAGTActactttgagtatatcccacctgaatttagagacgatctcaagaatagatttaacacactgaacactaatgactgaagaccagacaagtcgtGGAATAACATCAGGgacatcctacatgaagaaagcaagaggtcattaaaaagacaggaaagaaagaaaaaaaacaaaaggtatGTCagaagactgaaacttgctcttgaacatagagtagctaaagtgaatggaagaaatgatgaagtaaaagagctgaacagaagagttcgaagggcagctccagaagacgaaagtattatgatgacatgtgcaaagacctagagtcagaaaaccaaaagagaagaacatgttcagcatttctcgagccgaaagaactgaagaaaaaaattcaagcctcaagttgcaatattgaaggattctataggcaaaatactgaacgatgcaggaagcatcaaaagaagatagaaggaatacacagtcactgtaccaaaaagaattggtcgacggtcatttcaggaggcagcatatgaccaagaaccaacagtactgaaggaagaagtctaagctgcactgagggcactggtgaaaaacaagactccaggaattgatggagtaccaattgagatgtttcaacaaagggatgcagctctggaagtgctcatttgtcaatgccaagaaatttggaagtcagctacctggccaaccgactggaagagatccatattcctattcccaagaaagatgatccagcccaatgcagaaattatcaaacaatctTGTAATTTAGAAGGCCGGTATTTTGATTTTAGAAGTTATTTTCATAACTATGACTTTTGTTGGTCTTCTTAGACCCCCTACCATGAGTAAAGATGCAATTTAtgtatttccttccttccctcaccTCCACCACCCAATTGATAGATGATATTGTCTTCCTTTGTATTCTCCTTTGTACTGTTAAATATAAGCAGGTTCTAAGAAATTCTAAATACATTTAGACCAGAGagttctttttagattttattctgcCTCTCCCCTCACCCCCAGGCAGTCCCTCATTATCTGATCCAGGGAGAATGAAGGCTTAGTTGATTGGTGGACAGCCTGACCACTGCTGGCTCCCCACAGGACAGAAGTAAAACTTGAGTTCTGTCACCATCTGAGACTCTATCAGGGGAAGCTCAGCACATCCTGTCCGAGCTCCCTAAAAATAGAATCATAAGACTTAAGTCAGCTGGGAGCTCAAGGCACAGCCCCTGTTCTTTCTTCTGATGTGTCTAGGCCAAGTTTAGGGACCCTCCAGATTACGAAAACCTCTCTCTGCCTAGCTGTCCATGACTGTAACAAGACTAGATTCCTGAACACCTCATCCCCTCCATTAAAGTCTCATCCTGATATGGGCAAATATCTTCAAATTGAACAGTTTCAGAAGAAATTCTGGAAGGAACcttaaaggccttccttccgccaGCCTAGATGAGCTTTCCTTCACACTTGTCCATAGCCACACTTATACCACACCACCACCACTTGGTCCCCAACCCTACATGCCTTTATTCCACGGGCTTTTCCAGAGTTCAGGCCAAAAGGAACTGTGCTGCCACATCACCACCCAGTTAAGAGAGCACCAGCTCTAGTAAAACTTGACTCCTGCAAAGGTCTTTTATCTCCTGtcttctctttcagtttctgcccttatttctctttcttttcagcCTCATCTCTCACACTGTATCTGTTCTGGgtttcctttaatcattacaccACCCCTCTAATCATAAGGTGTCACTTGTTTACAAGGTGTCAAGCAGAAAGCAGAAGAACTTTCTATACTTAAACAAATGATTTTGTACTTTTAGGCATCATGAGAGAGGCAGGTAATACATTTGAGGAAGTCTTCTTGGTGCCTCTTGAATCCCCACTGGCAGGACAAGTGGCAATTATGCCACACAAACTCTGGGCCAGAGTCTTTTCACAGGCTATGATTGGTCACACTCAAGCCCTTTCCTCCCCTGTCAATCACCATGAAGTCACACATCATCATCATTTAGGGTTTATTTAGCCCAGTGCTATAATGGTAGAGGAACCATCATGGTGGGTTCCCCCGAGACAGACACCCCATTCATATCTGAGCATCACTTTCCTGGTCACTAAAGTCAAGGCATCTGATTACATCCTAAAACCCCTAGTTGCTCTGATATTGTAGGGTATAGCGTGTGAGCTGGGTGGGTGGATACATTGAACCCCTGGGGATGACCTCTGTGAGAATACAGTGTGGTGAGCAGCTTAGCTGGGTGGAGTCTGGCTAGTAGGTGGATCCTGGGCTGGTTCACAGGAGGCCTCTCCACCTTTGTCGCCTCCAGGGAAGATGACTGTGGCTTATGTCACAGGCTTGGAGGAGATCGGGGCCTTAGGAGGCAGAGGGGGTGATGGAGGTGAAAGTGGGGGTTTCCCTGATAGGGGATCAAGAGGTAGGCTGGTGTAAGTGGTATTGTCAAAGGAGGGTGGTGAGTCGAGCCTAACATATGGTACATCCGATGGCAAATCAGCCGGTCCAGAATCATTGTTGTGGTGACCCACCGAGGAGGGGTCCTGTAATAAAAGCAGGCAAATCAGGAAAAGAGATGAtgcctccctgtgcctcagttccttTTGGTGCATAGCCTGGGACCAAACTGGCTCTGTCTCTCTCAAATCCTCAGTGTATCCATGAGTAAGAGAGCTTCACCAGGTTCCTTTTGAAGATTTTCAAGCACTGAGTTTCTCCCCACATCTGGGAAGATGGGATACCAAGGGAAACCGTTGGTGCCCAATCTACAGCATTTAGGAAGAGGGTTTAGACCCTGACTTTTTCTACCCCATCGTCCTGGGGCCTCCTAGTGAACATCACAGACGGAAGGTCTGGGGAATATGGTGTTGGGGGCCGGCAGTGTCCTTACCATGGCTGGAACTCTGTTACTCTGGGATTCGCCACAAGCTGCAAGCCTGTTCCCTGGCAGGACAGAGGACAGCAGCACCATCTGGTTCCTGTGCTGACTCACAGCCCAGCCCCCACTCTCTTCACAGCCTCTGGAGCCTCGTTCCTAGTCCAGGCTGACCTTCTTCCACCATGGCCACCACCAAACCTttaccctttcagtctctccagCCCCGCAGACTACCCTAACTTTCCTCACCCACTTACATGGCTTCCACAACTCCCTTCAACCTGCCTCCCTAAGCCCTGTTCCCCATCTCCAATCCTACTGCCCCACCCTTTccaattcttttctttccccaGGCCTTTTCCCACCAaatctcctccctcccttccattcTTCAGCCATGTGAACCCTGGGGTATGGGCACCTTACTAAAGTCTGATAACCCCATTTGTAGGGGGAGCAGACCTAGACTCCTGGCCTAGTCTGCAGAGCTGGTTGATAACAAGACCAGTGGGACCAGGCTGGGATAGATAGCTACCTACCTTTCCTTTTGGCCATCACAACAAACAGCACCACTGCCGCAACCAGCAAGGCCAGCAAGAGCACAGAGCCCCAGATCAATGGAAtgctgagagacagaaagggacagctGGCTTAGCCCTGAAGCCTGCAGGGGCTGCTTGCCAGGAGCCCTAGAGCAGTGGCAGAGGGTTCACATTCTCCACAAGCCACAGTTGGGAGAAAGAAGATTTTTGGAATGAAATGAGGAGGGCAGACTCAGCCAGGGCAGAAGAAGCGTGCATTCTCAGGGTACACTGACTGAAGACCTACCCATCACTAAACTGGGATAGAGAGGTCTGCCTGATCAGAGGTTCCCCAGCGTGGAAGGAATGATAAGGTACCCCCTTTTGATTTTGTCTGGGGCTCTAAGCAAGTCATATCTTCCCCACCATCCTTCTCCTGGCCACCCAAATCCAGTTCTTGTCAGTACCTCTTCTCATCTGGGCTGGGTTCCAGAGGGCTGGCACTGCCCACGGGATCTGAGGAGAGCTCACCAAAGGGACTGCCAATCTCGTAGGTTTCCTCTGCTTTCTCTTCTTTCAGGCTAGGAGCTGAATCAGAAGGAAGTATTTAATGAGCACATGCCAGTGTTGAGGTCTGAGGGACTGAGGATGTGGATCTGAGGAAGGAGAAGCTTGGAATGTTCCTGGGGGTCAGGGAACAGCACTGGCTCTTCGtgtccattgttgttaggtgatagctgccctatagcacagagtaactgccccatagggtttgctgggctgtaatctttacagaagcagatttccaggtctttctcccgcagagcgctGATGGGTTTGGACCACTCGCCTTTCAGTTAACATACCAGGTTGTGAATATACCCCCCTTCCCCTCTATAATCAGTGGCGTCCCGTGTTTCTTTCACCTGCTTCGCCCTGTACTCCTCTGTCTTACCAGGCTGTTCAGACTATGTAGAAACCACTCTGGGTAATCTCtgtccacctcccctccccaccacagAATAGGGTTCTCCTACCCTAATCCTCAGTGGTGACCTTGCTGCTGTCTTTCATTGGTCTCAAAAGAGGCCTCAGCACAGCCTGTTAGTCCTTTTATTACTGCGTGACCTGCAACCGTGTGACCCCACCCACAAGCTGGCTGAGCCCCATCTGAGCTCTGCCTTCAGGATGtaaggagaggagccctggtggtgcagtggttaagtgcttggctgctaatcaagaggtccacagctgaacccaccagccactccgcaagagaatgacgtggcagtctgcttctgtaaacattacagccttggaaaccctacggggcagctctactctgtcctatagggtcgctatgagtcagaatcgactcgatggcaacaagtttgattttttaGGTCAGCCGAAATAGGATGCAGCACCAGTTGACTCTTGTTGAGAGGTTTGCTCAGATTCTGATACTTGATTTTGTGACAGGGCTTGTCTCACTGGACCTGAGGTTCTATCTTGGAAACCTGACTGGTCCTTCCAGGCCCTCTGGTATGGTGGCCTTGCCTTGTTCTTGAGAGATTCACTATTCCTGCTCCCAACCCATGCCACACCAGGAACTGGAGATGCCATGGCCCACTTCTTGCTGCACACCCTGCTGCCTAGTGGGCTGCGTACAATGGGCCTCTCTGAAGACAGTGCTTGCCTGAGCCAACCCTACCTTCTCCCCGGATGCCACGCTCCACCTGCCTGCCCGAACACCCATCCTCTACAGCCGGGTGGGTTCTCTAGCTCCTACCCCATTGCAGTCGGTGGGGTGCTACAGGTACCTGTCACCTTTTTCTAGTGTATCACATCCTGACAAATTTGCCTTTTAAGTTACCTGACTTACGAGACACCAGAACATCAAGGAACAAGGAATTACCAGAATTACTAGATCCCAGTGTGTCAAGGAATGAGGATAAAGGGTGGTTTAGGATTAGCAGGAGTATATTTGTGATATGTAATACTAATCATGGACTCAAAAAGGATTCTAATGACAACTTAGTATAACCCTCTTATttaatggaaagagaaaaaagcaagaaaatgtaAGTATCTTACTTTCATTATTTGGGGATCGGGCATAAATTACTTGTGTAAAAAAAGACCTACAAATGAATAGAAGACAATATAGCAGCCTCTGGTAGCTGGCCATTTTCCCTCCAAACACCatttacagaatccttcaatttttccaaaagttttttttttttcctaatactttaaaattttcttttgataAAGGCGTAGACACTAGGAAGTTCTAGTCTGTGAGAATAAAACCTGTAAGAACAAAATGTTTCCTATACTGAAAATAGGATTGAGAACATTGGCTTAAATGTTGGTGACActgtttccatttttaaaactGAATGAGATAAAACAGTTCACGCATTGAGTCTACCTAGCCTACGGGTGAGGCACATACTAGATGCTAAGTGAagatttataaaattaaataggATATGAATTTAGTAACTTAagccaccaaacccagtgcaggaATAAAAAACTGGAAGCTATCAAAAATTAATTCCAGTTTATGTGCTGAAATTAAACTTTGTTTAAAGCATCTCTAAGTAAAAAGCTGATCGCATCAAGTATGTTGAAAATGCTGGAAGAAGTGCTGAGGCCATGGGGTAGGGAAAGAGGCTGTGTTTCCTGTGGGGAAACCAGCTTTTGTGGGAGGTGGACAGGGTGCTGTTTGGCTGATTTATCACTGGCTTCCCAACCAGCATGGTTTCCGT encodes the following:
- the TREML1 gene encoding trem-like transcript 1 protein isoform X2, coding for MGHNLLLLLLLTPAGQGLVGSLPEVLQVPVGDSIQVHCHYGLQDVKARKVWCRFLLDSCQPLVSSPVDRRAPGDTRTFLTDLGGGLFQVEMISLREEDAGEYGCVVEGAAGSQTVYRMALEVIPPAPSLKEEKAEETYEIGSPFGELSSDPVGSASPLEPSPDEKSIPLIWGSVLLLALLVAAVVLFVVMAKRKGNRLAACGESQSNRVPAMDPSSVGHHNNDSGPADLPSDVPYVRLDSPPSFDNTTYTSLPLDPLSGKPPLSPPSPPLPPKAPISSKPVT
- the TREML1 gene encoding trem-like transcript 1 protein isoform X1; the protein is MHLSSLPLQQNSRPSSSQSPCSWSAGQGLVGSLPEVLQVPVGDSIQVHCHYGLQDVKARKVWCRFLLDSCQPLVSSPVDRRAPGDTRTFLTDLGGGLFQVEMISLREEDAGEYGCVVEGAAGSQTVYRMALEVIPPAPSLKEEKAEETYEIGSPFGELSSDPVGSASPLEPSPDEKSIPLIWGSVLLLALLVAAVVLFVVMAKRKGNRLAACGESQSNRVPAMDPSSVGHHNNDSGPADLPSDVPYVRLDSPPSFDNTTYTSLPLDPLSGKPPLSPPSPPLPPKAPISSKPVT